A single window of Liolophura sinensis isolate JHLJ2023 chromosome 6, CUHK_Ljap_v2, whole genome shotgun sequence DNA harbors:
- the LOC135468112 gene encoding cyclin-dependent kinase inhibitor 3-like isoform X1 — translation MVLDGSSDKMDPFSSSEDEAGEVDTSPLKIDWLEHGMCEEKLGISGLPGCRFKDTWRSLENDIKYLENAGVTDLFCLCTKGELKKYRVPRFLQQVAESGLTVHHYAFLDGCTPELSALLKMVDELKVALLNGKQPLIHCFGGLGRSCLVAVCLLMVMDEALTPDDAIAKVRELRGPGAIQSVKQYNFVNEFRQVLAKHNKDKDDEDRSLSR, via the exons ATGGTGCTGGAC GGATCTAGTGATAAAATGGACCCATTCAGTTCGTCAGAGGACGAGGCGGGCGAAGTTGATACGTCCCCGCTGAAAATAGACTg GTTAGAACATGGAATGTGCGAAGAAAAGCTAGGGATAAGTGGTCTTCCAG GTTGTAGATTCAAGGACACTTGGAGGAGCTTGGAAAATGATATCA AGTACCTGGAAAATGCGGGTGTGACCgacttgttttgtctttgtACTAAAGGGGAGCTAAAAAAGTACCGTGTGCCACGCTTTCTGCAGCAGGTTGCAGAGTCAGGCTTGACTGTTCATCATTATGCCTTTCTGGATGGATGCACCCCAGAGTTGTCTGCCCTTCTGAAAATGGTAGATGAGCTGAAAGTGGCATTACTGAATGGGAAGCAACCACTCATTCA CTGTTTTGGAGGCCTTGGCCGGTCATGTTTGG TGGCTGTATGCTTACTGATGGTGATGGATGAGGCATTGACACCTGATGACGCTATTGCTAAAGTGCGAGAATTGAGGGGCCCTGGAGCAATTCAGAGTGTCAAG CAATACAACTTTGTGAATGAGTTCCGTCAGGTTTTGGCCAAACACAACAAAGACAAGGACGATGAAGATCGCTCATTATCAAGATAG
- the LOC135468112 gene encoding cyclin-dependent kinase inhibitor 3-like isoform X2, whose translation MVLDGSSDKMDPFSSSEDEAGEVDTSPLKIDWLEHGMCEEKLGISGLPGCRFKDTWRSLENDIRELKKYRVPRFLQQVAESGLTVHHYAFLDGCTPELSALLKMVDELKVALLNGKQPLIHCFGGLGRSCLVAVCLLMVMDEALTPDDAIAKVRELRGPGAIQSVKQYNFVNEFRQVLAKHNKDKDDEDRSLSR comes from the exons ATGGTGCTGGAC GGATCTAGTGATAAAATGGACCCATTCAGTTCGTCAGAGGACGAGGCGGGCGAAGTTGATACGTCCCCGCTGAAAATAGACTg GTTAGAACATGGAATGTGCGAAGAAAAGCTAGGGATAAGTGGTCTTCCAG GTTGTAGATTCAAGGACACTTGGAGGAGCTTGGAAAATGATATCA GGGAGCTAAAAAAGTACCGTGTGCCACGCTTTCTGCAGCAGGTTGCAGAGTCAGGCTTGACTGTTCATCATTATGCCTTTCTGGATGGATGCACCCCAGAGTTGTCTGCCCTTCTGAAAATGGTAGATGAGCTGAAAGTGGCATTACTGAATGGGAAGCAACCACTCATTCA CTGTTTTGGAGGCCTTGGCCGGTCATGTTTGG TGGCTGTATGCTTACTGATGGTGATGGATGAGGCATTGACACCTGATGACGCTATTGCTAAAGTGCGAGAATTGAGGGGCCCTGGAGCAATTCAGAGTGTCAAG CAATACAACTTTGTGAATGAGTTCCGTCAGGTTTTGGCCAAACACAACAAAGACAAGGACGATGAAGATCGCTCATTATCAAGATAG